CGTTAACGTTTCAAAATGATAACACTATCGCAAAGCCAAATTACAAATAGCTTCTCTTAGTTAGCAGATATATTGAAGCAGGATATAATGCGAAACATATCTAGCAAGACAGTTAGTTTTCAAGAGCAAGCAGATGATTCAACAGTAACCATATGTATGTCACTTCCGCaagaactgaaaataaaaagaattaaagtgACCTGAAGATACCTTACCTTAAACATATTTAAATGGAATGGTTTGTCTGGATTCATTCTTTTCAGTTTTAGGAATGTAAATCCGAAGCTTAGCTGGTCACGTGAAGTAAATCGATCAACTTCGTTGAACCAGAGGCAAgagaacaaatttgacatgggTGTATGTGCTCTAACAATAAAAGAACCTTCAGGAACATCTGCAATACACAAAAAAGCCATAATTAGTTCAACAAACTGCATATGAAGACAACGAGAACAGGATAAATAGTAAGCACTAAGTGGCACATACAGCTTGGCAGAGGAGTGTTTGGATCTGAAGGATCAAATTTGGTAAGACCGTCAGATTGGTAAAATGAGAACTGTTCATCAATAGCAGTGTGATTGTACTTATTTAGACGCTTATTTTGGAGTACTTCATCCCAAACACAATGCCGAGTATAATGATTTGAGATGGCATACTCAGAGCCAGTTTGCCACAAGAAATGATCAATTATCAACATTGGATCGGTTGCGAGCCGCAGTTTGCTATCAAGCCAAATAGAGTACCTAAAAGTTGCCACAATAGGAGAACAAATTCATCTTCAATTGGAGCAAGATAcattaagaataaaatccagataGGGATATGGATAATCACCTCGAAGAAGGAAAGAGGCGATGTGACAAAAACTTTGGTACTTTCCCTGTTTTACGCATATCTGTGTATGGTAAGTTCTTGACGACAACTAATTTCCACAAACCAACAAATCCACCATCATCAGGTGCATTTCCTTCTTTTGAGAGTGTCGAAAGAGTTTCCTCATCAACAAACATAACAAAACATACATTCTTCTTTGAGTACTCACTCATCTGAAAAGGCAAGGATCAATCCAAAGTAAGCACATGTTGCTATATCCTAACCTGCTCTTCGGCTTTCCAAAGATACCATCTGACAAATCTGTAGAATATTGCTAAATTGAGTCACTTATTATTATAGAAAACTGTTGTATCCGGGTTATATGTTTTAGAAAGTCTTTCATCTTCACAGAGCTATTAAACATTTCTGATTTACAAGTGTTTTTATGCAAATGCCATTTCTGAGAATAGAGAGAGCAAACTCAGTTGAATACTGCAAGGTCATTAGAATGAGAATGAAGAGAATTTCCAGCCCTTCCTGGTGTTTTAGAACTTCAGAAAGGATATAGTAAAACAAACTCAAAAGTACTTCATAACATGAGAGAAGagtaaatataaagaaaaaagtagGCCATATCATTACCAATCTGCTTGTAGGCCTTCTTAAAAAATCAGAGCTTCCAAATATACATGACGATACGACCACTCTGCACACACTCATGTATTTTCTATCCTCCTCTTTCAAATCAAATCCAGTACTTGGGAACCCTTCAGCTGCCCTCACAAAACCACAATGAACTGTTTGATTTACAGCAAAAAATGATTGTTCTCTTTCTTCAAGGGTCTGATGTCCACCAAATCTGGGTTCATGAGCATTAATATGGGAAGCTTTCTTTTCAGTTTCCATATATCCCAAGGAAAAATGGGTGAAATTTAAGAAGTCCTTTGGTTCACTAAGCAAATCGACGGAATCCTTAAATGCTACATCACAGGGGAAAAAACCTGAAAatcaaatagaaacaaaatgaAGATTTGCagattttcaatattttctgcTTACTTTGGAAATAGTCCCTTTAACCTCCTAGCTTGTATACAACATTTTATCAAGAGATATCAACAAAGGGATAGACTTTAATTAACTGATCTCTAGAATGTTATGATAATTCAGCATAGACAAATGATAACATATACTTTGCGCCATGGACAATAGCATGGTCAATTACCAACTCTTTGTGGCACTTTTTGGATATAGAAAAAAAGTGAAGACGATAGAATACAACATGAAACTTTGATGTATGAGGCACGCCATAATGCATATCTGCACGCTATATTAATTAGATTGAACACATTGTAA
This DNA window, taken from Solanum lycopersicum chromosome 5, SLM_r2.1, encodes the following:
- the LOC101263705 gene encoding probable hexosyltransferase MUCI70, giving the protein MMALYKNNAELFQVRVRRGILGFVYKFLDKFKNCFRSCGRGGKFSLFTNRGLLFCVFVLAVLCLISLAAFGLGMHFHGKLEPNMLPWREMRKDIIAHDVPDRPTKKPRKQRFFPCDVAFKDSVDLLSEPKDFLNFTHFSLGYMETEKKASHINAHEPRFGGHQTLEEREQSFFAVNQTVHCGFVRAAEGFPSTGFDLKEEDRKYMSVCRVVVSSCIFGSSDFLRRPTSRLMSEYSKKNVCFVMFVDEETLSTLSKEGNAPDDGGFVGLWKLVVVKNLPYTDMRKTGKVPKFLSHRLFPSSRYSIWLDSKLRLATDPMLIIDHFLWQTGSEYAISNHYTRHCVWDEVLQNKRLNKYNHTAIDEQFSFYQSDGLTKFDPSDPNTPLPSYVPEGSFIVRAHTPMSNLFSCLWFNEVDRFTSRDQLSFGFTFLKLKRMNPDKPFHLNMFKDCERRSLVKLFHHREPYVPPPPKIS